The Saccharopolyspora gregorii genomic interval GCGGCGGGCGAGCCGCTGCCCGAACTGCACCCGGCGGGCGGCGGCGCGCTCGCCCCGCTGCCCGCCTCCCGCTGGCCGGTCATTCGCGACGTGCTGCGCGCCGCCCTCCGGCCCCGCCGCGGCGGGTCCTGGCTGCTGCCGCACGGCCTCCGCGTGTTCACCGCCGCGCTGCTGGCCGGGACGATCGCCGACCTGCTCGGCTTCGGCCACGCCTACTGGGCGGCCGTGTCCGCGGTGTCGGTGCTGCAGGCCACCAGCACCGCCACCTCCGTCCCGCGGATGCTGCAACGCGTCACCGGCACCGTGTTCGGCGTGCTCGTCGGCGCCGCGGTGCTCGGCGCGCAGCCGACGGTGTGGGTGCTGCTGGTCGTGCTCGTGCTGCTGCAGTGGGGCGCCGAGATGACGGTGACGATCAACTACGGGCTCGGGCTGCTGTTCGCGACCCCGGTCGCGCTGCTGGTCAGCGCGCTCGGCACCCCCGCCGACCCGGGCGCGCTGGCCGCGAACCGGTTCTGGACGACGCTGCTCGGCGCCGCGGTCGCCGTCGCCGCCGCCTGGTCGCTGCCCAACCGCGCCTGGCTGTCCCGGGTGCACACCGCGCTGGCGCGGGTGCGGGCGCTCAGCACCGCCGAACCCGTGCACCCGCCGGCGCTGCGCGGCGCCCTCGTCGAGCTGCACGAGGCCTACGAGCAGGCGGCGGGCGAGATCCGGCCCGCCCTGCTGCCCACGGAAGCGCTGCTCACCACCTCGCGCGCGGCCTACGCCCGGCTGGACGCCCGCCGCGCCTGATCACCGCCCGAGCCAGGTGCGCAACGCCCACCAGGTGCCTGCGGTGTCCACCACGTGCGACCGGTCCGCCCGCGGCACGTCGTGCACCCCGGTCCCGGTGAGCTCCGCCAACCGCTCCAACCGGTAGCGCACCGTGTTCACGTGCACGTGCAGGGCGTCCGCCGCCGCCCGCACCCGCCTGCCGTGGTCCAGGTAGCACAGCGCCGTCCCCGCCAGCTCCCGGTGGAACGCGTTGCCCGGGTCGAGCGCGCCCAGCAGCTCCCCGGCCACGGTCGCCGCCAGCTCCGGCTGCGCGGCCAGCGCCGCCTCCACCGCCAGGTCCGCCACCATCCGCACGCCCCGATCACCGGAGGCGGCAGCCACGCCGAGCGCCCGCACGCACGCCGGGTACGCCCGGCCCACCTCCGCCAGCGGCAGCGCCGGGGAGCACACGAACAGCGCCTCCTCCCCCGGCAGCGGCGACAACCGCCGTGCCAGGCCCGCCAGGCGGCCCTCCACCAGGCCGAACACCCCGTCCAAGCTGCGCTCCACGCCCCTGGCCAGCACCGGATCGGTGATCTCGGTGACCACGCAGTGGTAGCGCTCCGCCCGGCTCAACCCGGCGCGCTCCAGCTCCGCACGCCCCGGCAGGTCCCCGGACGCGAACAGCGCCCCCAGCACCCGCGCGTGCAGGTCCCACACCGTGCGGGACAGGTCCAGCTCGGCCGCGCGATAACCGCCGACGATGTCCCGCTCGGCGGTGGCGACGTAGTGGTCGACGACCACCACCAGCTCCAGGATCACCGCATCGGCCACGCCCATCCCGCGCGCCAGCTCCACACCGGCCCGGACCAGCTCGGTGCGACCGGCGTGCACCCCGCGCAGCAGCGAGGCGATCGGCACCCCCTGCAGCGCGCGGTCCGCGCCCAGCGCGCGGGCCACCGACACCCCGGCCGCGTCCTGCGTCCCGCCCCGTTCCAGGTGCGCGGTGCCGTCGGCCAGCAAGGTCGCGACGTGCCTGCGGTTCTCCTCCTCCGGCAGCCGCGCCACGTCCGGTGAGCCGCGCCGGGCCGCCGCGGCGACCCGCGCCACGACCTCCTCGTCGGCGGCCAGCGCGGTCATCACCCGCAGCGCGATCGCGGTCATCCGCTCGTCCATGAGTCCTTCGAGACGTCGTCGTGCTCGTTGTGCCGGGGTACAACGCGGCCGCCCGGGGTTGGACGGCGACCTCTACCGGCGCCGGGCGGGCATCTGGTTCGCTCTCGACTACTGGAAAGTAACAAAGTTCCCGGCCGGTTCGAGAAGATCACCACCCGTTCGCCGACCTCGATGTGGAGGACTCGCCGATGAGTTCGTCAGCAGACCGCGGAATCCCCCGCCGCGACGTCCTGGCCGCGGGAAGCGCGCTGGCCGCGGGCGGCGCCCTGGCCGGCATCGCGATGTCCCCCGGAAGCGCGGGCGCGGCACCCGGCGCCGACGCCGACGCCATCGTCGTCGGAGCGGGCCTCGCCGGGCTCGTCGCCACCGCCGAGCTGGTCGCCGCCGGGCGCCGCGTGCTGCTCGTCGACCAGGAACCGGAGGCGAGCCTCGGCGGCCAGGCGTTCTGGTCCCTCGGCGGGTTGCTGTTCATCGATTCCCCCGAGCAGCGGGCGGCGGGCATCAAGGACTCCCTCGAACTCGCCCGCGCCGACTGGTTCTCCACCGCCGGATTCGACCGCGGCGTCGACGACCCGGCGGGCGAGGACCACTGGGCGGCGCGCTGGGCCGAGGCCTACCTGCAGTTCGCCAACGGGGAGAAGCGGTCCTGGTTGTCCGGGCTCGGCGTCTCCTGGGTGCCGGTCGTCGGCTGGGCGGAACGCGGCGGGCAGCTCGCCGACGGCCCCGGCAACTCGGTGCCGCGGTTCCACCTCACCCTCGGCACCGGCCCCGGCGTGGTGGAACCGTTCGAGAAGCTGGTGCGGGACGCGGCGGCCGACGGCAGGGTCACCTTCCGGTTCCGGCACCGGGTCGACGAGCTCAGCACCACCGGTGGCGCCGTGGACGGCGTGCGCGGCGGCGTGCTCGAACCCAGCGACGCCCCGCGCGGCACGCCCAGCTCCCGCACCGAGATCGGGAAGTTCGAGCTGCGCGCGCCCATCGTGATCGTCACCTCCGGTGGTATCGGCGCCGACCACGACCTGATCCGCGCCAACTGGCCGTCCTGGCTCGGCACCCCGCCCGCGCGCATGATCACCGGGGTGCCCGCGCACGTGGACGGCCGGATGCTCGGCATCTCGGAGGCCGCGGGAGCCCGGCTGGTCAACCGCGACCGGATGTGGCACTACACCGAAGGCATGATCAACCACAGCCCGATCTGGCCTGGGCACGGCATCCGCGTCCTCGCCGCCCCGTCCTCGCTGTGGTTCGACGCGAACGGCCGCCGCTTCCCGAACCCCGGCGTGCCCAGCTACGACACCCTCGGCACCCTCGAACTGATCCAGCGCAGCGGGCACGACCACTCCTGGTTCGTGCTCAACAAGCGGATCATCGACAAGGAGTTCGTGCTGTCCGGGTCCGAGCAGAACCCGGAGCTCACCCGCAAGGACCTCGCCGCCTACCTGGCGAGCCGCCTGTTCCACGACACCCCGCCGCCGGTGAAGGCGTTCCTGGACGACGGCGAGGACTTCGTCGTCGCCGACGACCTCGACGAGCTGGTCGCCGGCATGAACCGGCTCGCCGGGGCGGATCTGATCGACGCGGCCGAGCTGCGCGCGCAGGTCGAGCTGCGGGACGGGCAGGTCGACAACCCGTTCACCAAGGACCTGCAGATCATGGGCGTCCGGAACTCCCTGGCCTACGTCGGCGACAGCCTGGTGCGCACCACCCCGCTGCACAAGATCCTGGACCCGGCGGCGGGACCGCTGATCGCGATCCGGATGAACATCCTCACCCGCAAGACCCTCGGCGGGTTGCAGACCGACCTGTCCGGCCGCGTGCTCGGCACCTCCGGCGAACCGGTCCCCGGGCTGTACGCGGCGGGCGAGGTCTCCGGGTTCGGCGGCGGTGGCGTGCACGGCTACCGGGCGCTGGAGGGCACGTTCCTCGGCGGCTGCCTGTTCTCCGGCAGGCAAGCCGGGCGCGCCGCGGCGGCCGAGAGCGCCTGACCCGCGGACTGCGGACCCGGGCGCCACGGCGAAGGATCGTGGCGCGAGCACCGGGAGGGCGGATGACCGACGACGCGATCTACCTGGACCACAACGCCACGACGCCGATCGCGCGCGAGGTCGCCGAGGCGATGTGGCCGCACCTCACCGAGGTGTTCGGCAACCCGTCCAGCACGACCGCGCAGGGCCAGCGGGCGCGCAAGGCCGTCGAGCACGCGCGCGAGCAGCTCGCCGCCCTCCTCGGTGCGCACCCCGACGAGATCGTCTTCACCTCCGGCGGCACCGAGGCGAACAACCTCGCGATCCGGGGCGCGGCCGCCCTGGCCCGCACCGAGGTCGCGGTGACCTCCGCCGTCGAGCACCCGGCCACGACCGCACCGCTGGCCCACCTGCGCCGCCGCCGCGGCTGGCGGGTGGACCAGCTGCCGGTGGACGCGCGGGCGCGCATCGCACTGGACCGGATGCCACCCGGCGAGGTCGGACTGGGCACGCTGGTCCTGGCGCACAACGAGACCGGCACCGTCCAGCCGGTGCGCGGCTTCGCCGAGGAGATCCGCTCCCGAGGTGGGCTGGCGCACGCCGACGCGGCCCAAGCCGTCGGCAAGATCCCGGTGTCCGTCGACGAGCTCGGCGTGGACCTGCTCAGCGTCGCGGGGCACAAGTTCTGCGCCCCGAAGGGCGTCGGCGCGCTCTACCTGCGCCGCGGCACCTCGATCGCCCCGGTGCTGCTGGGCGCCGGGCAGGAAGGCGGGATCCGGCCGGGCACCGAGAACGTGCCGGGGATCGTCGCGCTGGGCGCCGCCGCCGAACTCGCCGGAACGCTGCTGGACGCGGAACGGGTGCGGCAGACCCGGCTGCGAGAGCGGTTGTGGGACCGGCTCGCCGCGCGACTGCCCGGCCTGCTGCGGATCAGCCCGCGCGAGGAGGCGCTGCCGAACACCCTGCTGGTCGTCGTGCCCGATCGGATCGGCGCCGAGGTGCTCGCCGGTGCCCCCGAGGTCGCGGCCTCGACGGGCAGCGCCTGCCACGCGGGCACCCGCACGCCGTCGGCCGCGCTGCTCGCGACCGGGCTGGACGCGGACCTCGCCCTGGGCGCCCTGCGCCTGTCGCTGGGCCGCAGCACCACCCGAGCCCAGGTAGACCGAGCAGCCGACGCCCTGGCCCGCTCAGCCAACGCCCGCTCTTGAGAACTATCCACAGTGGACGAATCTCACCATCGCCCCGCACGACGAGGAAGCCAGGAAGACGCGCAGCGTCGACCCGCCCCGATTCCACGGCGAACAGCCAAGTAGCCACGCACGAACGAAAAAGAGCCTGGAAGACGCGCCAGCGTCGACCAGGCCCCGATCAATGCGAGCAGGCCGGGAACCCCACCCCACCGCAACGAACCACCTCACCCACCACCGCACCGTGGGGGCCTACGGGGGCTCGGCCCCCGTACAAACGAAAAAAGCCCGGAAGACGCAATGCGTCGACCGGGCTCTTCCGTGGAGCTGAGGGGAATCGAACCCCTGACCTTCTCGATGCGAACGAGACGCGCTACCAACTGCGCTACAGCCCCTTGCCTGAGTGCTGTTGTAGCTTAGCAGGGCCCCAACAGCACTCCGCACACCCCCCTCCAGAAGGGGGCGCGGAACCTATTCGCCCACCGCACGGCGGTACGGCTGCCAGGTCCGCTCGTCGAGCTCGTCGAACATCGGGTCCTCGTCGTCGATCTCCACGACGACCGCTCCGGTGTTGCGCGGAGCCGGACCGCGGGGCGCCTCGAACTCGTCCCGCTCGTCGTACTCGTCGAGCGCGGGCTCGCCGTACTCCAGCTCGTCGTCCTCGTCCTCGTCCTCCCGCAGCGCGGACATCCGCGCGAGCCTGCGCTCCCGGATGTCCTGCTCGATGCGGACCTGGCGGCGCAGGTAGGTGAGGTAGCCGACGATGGCGAGGTCCACGACCGCGTGCAGCCACCAGGCCGCGGTCCACGCGAGCGCCGCGACCAGCGCGGTGGCGATCGCGGTGAGCACCATCGCAATGGTGATCCGCTGCCTGCGGGCGTACTTGGTGCGGGCCGCGAGCGCCGCGGCCTCCGGGTCGTAGCCACCTCGGCCGGGCCGGTAGCGGCGTCCGGCGCGGACGTCGTCGCTGTGCACGCGGCGCCGCTGGTCCTCGTCCTGCACGTCGACGCCGTCGACCTCGTCGTACTCGTCGATCTCGTCGCGGTCGTCGTCCTCGTGCCGGTCGGTGTCGGCCATGCCGTACGCCTCCTGCGCCCTATCCGTTCCGCCGGTCACGGACCGATCGCTTCCCCTGCGAACCACGCGCGCCGCCAGTGCCGAGTCCGTCGTCTTGGACACTTCCTGCCGGCGACGGGCGAACATCGGGACCAGAACCACCAACCACGCCGCCG includes:
- a CDS encoding FUSC family protein, whose protein sequence is MPGTVLTRNLPDAYRFRLHGPFLWPAARTLLAMAVPLVLLLLTDRLDLLPAAVFGALSSVYGRAEPYYRHARTLGAVAVGMVLAVAAGELIAVYAGGTPAHEVVALAATAFVGAAATVICAAVKVGPPGGLIFAFAAGACAHLPLTTADLGPHLAVAALCAAFAWTVNVAGAAVIGLTPQRRAAATALNATATALAARTDLTARHQAAVAVDAAWNGLALVGERHRDTAEHRDLVRAVHACELLLTPGAPEITPAELRAAAVAAAAGEPLPELHPAGGGALAPLPASRWPVIRDVLRAALRPRRGGSWLLPHGLRVFTAALLAGTIADLLGFGHAYWAAVSAVSVLQATSTATSVPRMLQRVTGTVFGVLVGAAVLGAQPTVWVLLVVLVLLQWGAEMTVTINYGLGLLFATPVALLVSALGTPADPGALAANRFWTTLLGAAVAVAAAWSLPNRAWLSRVHTALARVRALSTAEPVHPPALRGALVELHEAYEQAAGEIRPALLPTEALLTTSRAAYARLDARRA
- a CDS encoding PucR family transcriptional regulator, whose product is MDERMTAIALRVMTALAADEEVVARVAAAARRGSPDVARLPEEENRRHVATLLADGTAHLERGGTQDAAGVSVARALGADRALQGVPIASLLRGVHAGRTELVRAGVELARGMGVADAVILELVVVVDHYVATAERDIVGGYRAAELDLSRTVWDLHARVLGALFASGDLPGRAELERAGLSRAERYHCVVTEITDPVLARGVERSLDGVFGLVEGRLAGLARRLSPLPGEEALFVCSPALPLAEVGRAYPACVRALGVAAASGDRGVRMVADLAVEAALAAQPELAATVAGELLGALDPGNAFHRELAGTALCYLDHGRRVRAAADALHVHVNTVRYRLERLAELTGTGVHDVPRADRSHVVDTAGTWWALRTWLGR
- a CDS encoding FAD-binding dehydrogenase, translating into MSPGSAGAAPGADADAIVVGAGLAGLVATAELVAAGRRVLLVDQEPEASLGGQAFWSLGGLLFIDSPEQRAAGIKDSLELARADWFSTAGFDRGVDDPAGEDHWAARWAEAYLQFANGEKRSWLSGLGVSWVPVVGWAERGGQLADGPGNSVPRFHLTLGTGPGVVEPFEKLVRDAAADGRVTFRFRHRVDELSTTGGAVDGVRGGVLEPSDAPRGTPSSRTEIGKFELRAPIVIVTSGGIGADHDLIRANWPSWLGTPPARMITGVPAHVDGRMLGISEAAGARLVNRDRMWHYTEGMINHSPIWPGHGIRVLAAPSSLWFDANGRRFPNPGVPSYDTLGTLELIQRSGHDHSWFVLNKRIIDKEFVLSGSEQNPELTRKDLAAYLASRLFHDTPPPVKAFLDDGEDFVVADDLDELVAGMNRLAGADLIDAAELRAQVELRDGQVDNPFTKDLQIMGVRNSLAYVGDSLVRTTPLHKILDPAAGPLIAIRMNILTRKTLGGLQTDLSGRVLGTSGEPVPGLYAAGEVSGFGGGGVHGYRALEGTFLGGCLFSGRQAGRAAAAESA
- a CDS encoding cysteine desulfurase family protein, coding for MTDDAIYLDHNATTPIAREVAEAMWPHLTEVFGNPSSTTAQGQRARKAVEHAREQLAALLGAHPDEIVFTSGGTEANNLAIRGAAALARTEVAVTSAVEHPATTAPLAHLRRRRGWRVDQLPVDARARIALDRMPPGEVGLGTLVLAHNETGTVQPVRGFAEEIRSRGGLAHADAAQAVGKIPVSVDELGVDLLSVAGHKFCAPKGVGALYLRRGTSIAPVLLGAGQEGGIRPGTENVPGIVALGAAAELAGTLLDAERVRQTRLRERLWDRLAARLPGLLRISPREEALPNTLLVVVPDRIGAEVLAGAPEVAASTGSACHAGTRTPSAALLATGLDADLALGALRLSLGRSTTRAQVDRAADALARSANARS
- the sepX gene encoding divisome protein SepX/GlpR, whose amino-acid sequence is MADTDRHEDDDRDEIDEYDEVDGVDVQDEDQRRRVHSDDVRAGRRYRPGRGGYDPEAAALAARTKYARRQRITIAMVLTAIATALVAALAWTAAWWLHAVVDLAIVGYLTYLRRQVRIEQDIRERRLARMSALREDEDEDDELEYGEPALDEYDERDEFEAPRGPAPRNTGAVVVEIDDEDPMFDELDERTWQPYRRAVGE